A stretch of Saccharothrix texasensis DNA encodes these proteins:
- a CDS encoding HAD family hydrolase, which produces MTEPHRAVLDHAKAVLFDFDGPICSVFAGYPADRIASDLIVLLRQRGTIFEPAIGDETDPMDVLRWTGVHKRDSVLDVENYLVEAEVQAVELAEPTPFAIQVMHSIVDSGRPVAVVSNNSALAVQKYLTRHDISSIVSFVSGRVHANPSLMKPAPFSLKLAADQLDVSITDTVLIGDTITDIEASHAAGARSIGYANKPGKRERLSQAGADAVIDSMAALL; this is translated from the coding sequence ATGACTGAGCCGCACCGTGCTGTACTCGATCACGCGAAGGCTGTTCTGTTCGACTTCGACGGACCTATATGCAGCGTCTTCGCCGGTTATCCAGCAGACCGGATCGCGTCTGATCTGATCGTACTTCTACGACAACGCGGTACGATCTTCGAGCCTGCCATAGGCGACGAAACAGACCCTATGGACGTGCTTCGCTGGACAGGAGTCCACAAGCGTGACAGCGTACTCGATGTAGAGAACTACCTGGTAGAAGCCGAAGTTCAAGCAGTTGAATTGGCAGAGCCGACCCCGTTCGCTATCCAGGTCATGCATAGCATCGTTGATAGTGGCCGACCCGTCGCAGTGGTCAGCAACAACTCGGCACTGGCCGTCCAGAAATACCTGACAAGACACGATATCAGCAGCATTGTTTCGTTCGTGTCCGGCCGCGTCCACGCCAACCCCTCATTGATGAAACCTGCTCCCTTCTCCCTGAAGCTAGCCGCCGATCAGCTGGACGTGAGCATCACAGACACAGTTCTTATCGGTGACACCATCACTGACATTGAAGCAAGTCACGCGGCAGGAGCAAGGTCTATCGGATACGCGAACAAGCCTGGGAAGCGTGAGCGATTGTCGCAAGCAGGAGCCGACGCAGTGATTGACAGCATGGCGGCCCTGCTCTGA
- a CDS encoding GntR family transcriptional regulator: protein MSEGLEYLDDLDPDDPRTESQQIANKLRAAILMKKLQPGDKLPSQPALASRFGVARETVKAALRLLAAEHLIVSRQGSGTFVRAQTERPVGLRPHVEAAFERTHVSIDFAGFGSETLRNTLSEVLDKVRAGRLTPESVVIRIMVSDMSVPMALPCRADTAADDPAVRMRQKRISERSIDAIVDDVQELTDLGLIKSGSVQVRVHGIPPVLKLYILNNEDAFFGFYPVVEHDVTIKGEPIPIYDPMGKDATLFQYSVSESDDTSTAAEYVRQARAWFDSIWNTIAREYAHD, encoded by the coding sequence ATGAGCGAGGGCCTGGAGTACTTGGACGACCTTGATCCGGACGACCCACGTACCGAGTCACAGCAGATCGCGAACAAGCTGCGTGCCGCGATCCTGATGAAGAAGCTCCAGCCCGGTGACAAGCTGCCCTCACAGCCCGCGCTGGCGAGCCGGTTCGGCGTCGCACGTGAGACGGTCAAGGCGGCGCTACGGCTTCTGGCGGCCGAACACCTGATCGTGAGCCGTCAGGGCAGCGGCACGTTCGTCCGGGCCCAGACGGAGCGCCCCGTAGGACTTCGTCCGCACGTCGAAGCAGCGTTCGAGCGAACGCACGTCTCGATCGACTTTGCAGGCTTCGGAAGCGAGACCCTTCGCAACACACTGTCGGAAGTCCTCGACAAGGTACGCGCCGGACGACTCACGCCCGAAAGCGTCGTCATCCGCATCATGGTGTCCGACATGTCCGTACCGATGGCACTCCCGTGTAGGGCGGATACCGCAGCCGATGACCCAGCAGTGCGGATGCGGCAGAAGCGCATCAGCGAACGGTCAATCGACGCGATCGTTGACGACGTGCAGGAACTCACCGACCTGGGACTGATCAAGTCCGGCAGCGTCCAGGTTCGGGTTCACGGCATCCCGCCAGTCCTCAAGCTTTATATCCTCAACAACGAGGATGCATTCTTCGGCTTCTACCCTGTCGTAGAGCACGACGTGACGATTAAGGGTGAGCCGATCCCCATCTACGATCCGATGGGCAAGGATGCCACTCTGTTCCAGTACTCCGTCAGTGAGAGCGACGACACCTCCACTGCGGCCGAGTACGTTCGCCAGGCACGCGCATGGTTCGACTCGATCTGGAACACGATCGCCCGGGAGTACGCCCATGACTGA
- a CDS encoding RapZ C-terminal domain-containing protein: MSTPPIRIVSFGYLHDAPPEAELVVDVRQLLRDPARMKGAGLLDQDGRDAAVRQVVLSTPGAATLLDILSQAVDVARVTRKPMTIAFGCAGGRHRSVALAEVLAGLLDAEGVTVELEHRHVHLPRVVREGDDREGHRR; this comes from the coding sequence ATGAGCACCCCGCCGATCCGGATCGTGTCGTTCGGCTACCTGCACGACGCCCCGCCGGAGGCCGAGCTGGTGGTCGACGTGCGGCAGCTGCTGCGCGACCCCGCCCGCATGAAGGGCGCCGGTCTGCTGGACCAGGACGGCCGTGACGCTGCGGTGCGCCAGGTGGTGCTGTCCACACCGGGCGCGGCGACGCTGCTGGACATCCTCTCGCAGGCCGTCGACGTCGCCCGCGTCACCCGCAAGCCCATGACCATCGCGTTCGGTTGCGCCGGCGGGCGGCACCGTTCGGTGGCCCTGGCCGAAGTGCTGGCCGGACTGCTGGACGCCGAGGGCGTGACGGTCGAGCTGGAACACCGGCACGTCCACCTGCCCCGCGTGGTGCGTGAGGGCGACGACCGGGAAGGACACCGCCGGTGA
- a CDS encoding FtsK/SpoIIIE domain-containing protein, which yields MTTAHEHDNDGQEHAKVLPLPVRRADAPTAPGTELEPDATVVGEVLTEQESAELDRRMAAERARAAAGAVVRVVKTGATHEVTRRAGRAVVRNVGYAVAGSRALRAERRARRHHTDLEQAITTLRLNAKNADDFRVLRELEQALEQRRSGQAQRGRERRLEVLRWSGGAVVLLASGHVLLLGYAAAQAVVGAGSLTDRWHEITGFWSTVVEMSPVGSYWWAWAASGAAVWVVRAIPVGRSRGTLPVWAAADEARPADGRDIIPDESAVLSALRHLSGLPALKQAFKEGWGRNITPTWVQPPHRDGKGWRMQLVMPKGVPVEEIVKRKTVFAHNLVRLPVEVWPSEPKDQPGVLDLWVADQGALSGPVEPWPLLESGTVDFFAGVPLGVNIRGERVTGQLSEKNYAIAGMMGSGKSTLIITMLTGALLDPLVDADVFVLATNADYDPMRNRLRTLRTGADRETVTACMDTLRELYRDLETRGKALQQHGARAVTRKLAEKDARLRPRIVVIDECQALFMDNEYGEEAADVTVKLISAARKYGIVLVFATPEPSTASLPRKVMAVVSCKACFAIGDQQSNDAVLGTGSYKQGISAVSLVPKTTEGPGDIGTAMVRGIMAKPGLLRSHYLTTDEVTAVMERAVALRAGHVSAPTEDEVTTVDTLADIARVLGNEPRLRSAVVLSRLIEHDPDHYGDWSFKDLRAVLDHHDVPPRKYQGDSVIRADDITDAITRRDNGAADDDTAE from the coding sequence ATGACCACCGCACACGAGCACGACAACGACGGCCAGGAGCACGCCAAGGTGCTGCCGCTGCCGGTACGCCGCGCCGACGCACCGACCGCGCCGGGGACCGAGCTGGAGCCGGACGCGACCGTGGTCGGCGAGGTGCTGACCGAGCAGGAGTCCGCCGAGCTGGACCGCCGCATGGCGGCCGAGCGGGCACGGGCGGCGGCCGGTGCGGTGGTGCGGGTCGTCAAGACCGGCGCCACCCACGAGGTCACCCGGCGGGCCGGTCGGGCGGTGGTGCGCAACGTCGGCTACGCCGTGGCCGGCTCCCGCGCCCTGCGTGCCGAGCGTCGCGCCCGCCGCCACCACACCGACCTTGAGCAGGCCATCACCACCCTGCGCCTGAACGCCAAGAACGCCGACGACTTCCGCGTGCTGCGGGAGCTGGAGCAGGCGTTGGAGCAGCGCCGCTCCGGGCAGGCACAGCGTGGCCGTGAGCGCCGGTTGGAGGTGCTGCGCTGGTCCGGTGGCGCGGTGGTGCTCCTGGCGTCGGGTCACGTGCTGCTGCTGGGCTACGCCGCCGCTCAGGCCGTCGTCGGTGCGGGTTCGCTGACCGACCGCTGGCACGAGATCACCGGCTTCTGGAGCACCGTGGTTGAGATGTCCCCGGTGGGGTCGTACTGGTGGGCGTGGGCCGCTTCCGGTGCGGCGGTATGGGTGGTACGCGCCATCCCGGTGGGCCGCTCGCGCGGCACGCTGCCGGTGTGGGCTGCGGCTGACGAGGCGCGACCGGCGGACGGGCGCGACATCATCCCCGACGAGTCCGCAGTGCTTTCCGCGCTGCGGCACCTGTCCGGCCTGCCCGCGCTCAAGCAGGCGTTCAAGGAGGGTTGGGGGCGAAACATCACCCCGACGTGGGTGCAGCCCCCTCACCGCGACGGCAAGGGCTGGCGGATGCAGCTGGTCATGCCCAAGGGCGTGCCAGTGGAGGAGATCGTCAAGCGCAAGACCGTCTTCGCCCACAACCTGGTGCGCCTGCCGGTGGAGGTGTGGCCGTCCGAACCGAAGGACCAACCGGGCGTGCTGGACCTGTGGGTTGCCGACCAGGGCGCGCTGTCCGGGCCGGTGGAACCGTGGCCACTGCTGGAGTCCGGCACCGTGGACTTCTTCGCCGGGGTGCCGCTCGGGGTGAACATCCGAGGGGAGCGCGTCACCGGGCAGCTCTCGGAGAAGAACTACGCCATCGCCGGGATGATGGGCAGCGGCAAGTCCACGCTGATCATCACCATGCTCACCGGGGCGCTGCTGGACCCGTTGGTGGACGCCGACGTGTTCGTGTTGGCCACCAACGCCGACTACGACCCCATGCGCAACCGTCTGCGGACCCTGCGGACCGGCGCGGACCGCGAGACCGTCACCGCGTGCATGGACACCCTGCGCGAGTTGTACCGCGACCTGGAGACCAGGGGCAAGGCGTTGCAGCAGCACGGGGCACGGGCGGTGACCCGCAAGCTCGCCGAGAAGGACGCCCGACTGCGCCCGCGCATCGTGGTGATCGACGAGTGCCAGGCGCTGTTCATGGACAACGAGTACGGGGAGGAGGCGGCCGACGTGACCGTGAAGCTGATCAGCGCCGCCCGCAAGTACGGCATCGTGCTCGTCTTCGCCACCCCGGAGCCGTCCACCGCGTCGCTGCCCCGCAAGGTCATGGCCGTGGTGTCCTGCAAGGCGTGCTTCGCCATCGGCGACCAGCAGTCCAACGACGCCGTACTCGGCACCGGCAGCTACAAGCAGGGCATCTCCGCCGTGTCGCTGGTGCCCAAGACCACCGAAGGCCCCGGCGACATCGGCACCGCGATGGTGCGCGGCATCATGGCCAAGCCCGGCCTGCTGCGCAGCCACTACCTGACCACCGACGAGGTCACCGCGGTCATGGAACGCGCCGTCGCCCTGCGCGCCGGTCACGTCTCCGCCCCGACCGAGGACGAGGTGACCACAGTGGACACGCTGGCCGACATCGCCCGCGTGCTGGGCAACGAACCGCGCCTTCGTTCAGCGGTGGTGCTGTCCCGACTCATCGAGCACGACCCCGACCACTACGGCGACTGGTCGTTCAAGGACCTGCGCGCCGTGCTGGACCACCACGACGTGCCGCCGCGCAAGTACCAGGGCGACAGCGTCATCCGTGCCGACGACATCACCGACGCCATCACTCGCCGTGACAACGGCGCGGCGGACGACGACACCGCCGAGTAG
- a CDS encoding bifunctional DNA primase/polymerase yields MPPHNPLLSAALDTAARGWPVFPLVPGGKRPAVRDWEQRATTDPDRICRCWNHGPAYNIGLATGPAGLVVVDLDVAKPDKPDPDGFLHGLEVLALLADDADQELPDDTRTVSTASGGRHLYFTAPAGAEYRNTAGKAGRLIDSRAHGGYVVAPGSTVDGRGYQLVHDVAPAPLPMWLGELLRPAPLPPPPAEPIRLRVPATDRRGRYLRAAIDAEVARVEGATSGQRNFALYCAAQALGQLVAGGALTEDEVRDVLMHAAAGHIAVNAYTHHTAEQTITSGLRDGARRPRRLAA; encoded by the coding sequence GTGCCACCTCACAACCCGCTGTTGTCGGCCGCACTGGACACCGCCGCCCGTGGCTGGCCGGTCTTCCCCCTCGTGCCCGGTGGCAAGCGGCCCGCCGTGCGCGACTGGGAGCAGCGCGCCACCACCGACCCCGACCGCATCTGCCGCTGCTGGAACCACGGCCCCGCCTACAACATCGGGCTTGCCACCGGCCCGGCCGGACTGGTCGTGGTGGACCTCGACGTGGCCAAGCCCGACAAGCCCGACCCGGACGGCTTCCTGCACGGCCTGGAGGTGCTGGCGCTCCTGGCCGACGACGCCGACCAGGAGTTGCCCGACGACACCCGCACGGTGTCCACCGCTTCGGGTGGCCGGCACCTGTACTTCACCGCCCCCGCCGGTGCGGAGTACCGCAACACCGCCGGCAAAGCCGGACGACTCATCGACAGCCGAGCACACGGCGGCTACGTCGTCGCACCCGGCTCCACCGTGGACGGTCGCGGCTACCAGCTGGTGCACGACGTAGCACCGGCGCCCTTGCCGATGTGGCTCGGTGAGTTGCTGCGGCCCGCGCCGCTGCCTCCGCCACCGGCAGAGCCGATCCGGTTGCGAGTGCCGGCCACCGACCGGCGCGGCCGGTACCTGCGAGCCGCCATCGACGCCGAGGTGGCCCGTGTGGAGGGAGCGACGTCGGGGCAACGCAACTTCGCCCTCTACTGCGCCGCTCAAGCCCTTGGGCAACTCGTCGCCGGTGGAGCACTCACCGAGGACGAAGTCCGCGACGTGCTCATGCACGCCGCCGCCGGACACATCGCCGTCAACGCCTACACCCACCACACCGCCGAGCAGACCATCACCAGCGGTCTTCGCGACGGTGCCCGTCGACCACGCCGACTGGCCGCGTGA
- a CDS encoding AAA family ATPase → MTTAPPVEPDPFADAWTADKLMAADFPDPKWAVPGVLCEGVTLLAGPPKVGKSWMSLGLGLSIASGQPAFSSIDTGPAAPVLYLALEDTARRLKTRMGKMLGDQPAPHLLTLATQCPPLPQGGDKAIAGWLRGNPAARLVVIDVFAKVRGTEPGNVQQYDADYLAVGRAKRIADHFGVSVVLVHHVRKATHEDFLATVSGTNGIAGAADAVLVLERGRNNADGVLHITGRDVEEADHALSFNPDNGSWTMLDGPAIDHTIGDTRAVILRYLRENSGSTPAQIAAGTGLDAGNVRKTCARMHDAGQLTKDATSRYFAPLL, encoded by the coding sequence ATGACCACTGCACCGCCGGTCGAACCCGACCCGTTCGCCGACGCCTGGACCGCCGACAAGCTCATGGCCGCCGACTTCCCCGATCCGAAGTGGGCCGTGCCCGGCGTCCTCTGCGAGGGAGTGACGTTGCTGGCTGGACCGCCCAAGGTCGGCAAGTCGTGGATGTCGCTGGGCTTGGGCCTGTCCATCGCGTCCGGTCAGCCCGCGTTCAGCAGCATCGACACCGGTCCGGCCGCACCGGTGCTGTACCTGGCGTTGGAGGACACCGCGCGGCGGCTCAAGACCCGCATGGGCAAGATGCTCGGTGACCAGCCCGCGCCGCACCTGCTCACCCTGGCCACCCAGTGCCCGCCGCTGCCGCAGGGCGGGGACAAGGCCATCGCCGGGTGGCTACGCGGTAACCCGGCCGCGCGCCTGGTGGTCATCGACGTGTTCGCCAAGGTGCGTGGCACCGAACCGGGCAACGTCCAGCAGTACGACGCGGACTACCTGGCTGTTGGCCGCGCCAAGCGGATTGCTGATCACTTCGGGGTGTCGGTGGTGCTCGTCCACCATGTCCGCAAGGCCACGCACGAGGACTTCTTGGCCACCGTATCGGGAACCAACGGCATCGCGGGCGCGGCAGACGCCGTGCTGGTGCTCGAACGCGGCCGCAACAACGCCGACGGCGTCCTGCACATCACCGGCCGCGACGTGGAGGAAGCCGACCACGCGCTGAGCTTCAACCCCGACAACGGTTCGTGGACCATGCTCGACGGCCCTGCCATCGACCACACCATCGGCGACACCCGCGCCGTCATCCTGCGCTACCTGCGCGAGAACAGCGGCAGTACACCCGCGCAGATCGCCGCCGGAACCGGCCTGGACGCCGGGAACGTGCGGAAGACGTGCGCCCGGATGCACGACGCCGGGCAGCTCACCAAGGACGCCACGAGCCGCTACTTCGCGCCTCTCCTGTGA
- a CDS encoding helix-turn-helix transcriptional regulator has protein sequence MRAPRERLTVAQFCEEMGISRSTFYDWKAKGRAPRCRKLPNGELRIDRADIETWYDALEVAA, from the coding sequence ATGCGGGCACCACGTGAACGGCTCACCGTCGCCCAGTTCTGCGAGGAGATGGGCATCTCCCGATCCACCTTCTACGACTGGAAGGCCAAGGGCCGCGCTCCGCGCTGCCGCAAGCTGCCGAACGGCGAACTGCGCATCGACCGCGCCGACATCGAGACCTGGTACGACGCCTTGGAGGTCGCGGCCTGA
- a CDS encoding tyrosine-type recombinase/integrase yields the protein MSTTYDVRIHQIGVYKGKRTTTYNVRWTVAQKRLREGFRVKALADSFRAELVTAARRGEAFDVDSGLPVSMRREQRVMSWYEFACAFVDMKWPRAAATTRRTNAEALTAASAALFTTDRGKPDDKLIRAALCRWGFNTNRRNDPNQPPEIAATLRWIERHTQPISALAKPEVLRPVLDGLTVRLDGQPYAPSVVNRRRKILSTAMEYAVERKLLPKNPVPALKWTAPKSVHAVDRRSVANPVQARTLLAAVGTQQRSGPRLVAFFGCLYFAAMRPEEAVALAKHNLSLPAEGWGELTIDTAEPHAGKEWTDSGANRDRRQLKQRARGETRTVPCPPELTALLHSHIRQFGTAADGRLFTGERNGQELPKLTIVRAWQRARAEVFTPEVAATPLAGTPYDLRHAAVSTWLNGGVPAVTVAEWAGHSVEVLLKIYAKCLDGEAVTVRQRVEAALGHRQG from the coding sequence ATGAGTACCACCTATGACGTGCGGATTCACCAGATCGGTGTCTACAAGGGCAAGCGCACGACCACCTACAACGTCCGGTGGACGGTGGCGCAGAAGCGTCTGCGCGAGGGGTTCCGGGTGAAGGCGCTCGCCGATAGCTTCCGGGCCGAGTTGGTCACCGCGGCTCGACGTGGTGAGGCGTTCGACGTGGACAGCGGCTTGCCGGTCTCGATGCGGCGGGAACAGCGAGTCATGTCCTGGTACGAGTTCGCCTGTGCGTTCGTGGACATGAAGTGGCCCCGTGCGGCAGCCACCACCCGCCGCACGAACGCCGAGGCGTTGACGGCTGCTTCAGCCGCCCTTTTCACCACCGACCGGGGTAAGCCGGACGACAAGCTGATTCGGGCCGCGTTGTGCCGCTGGGGGTTCAACACCAACCGCCGCAACGACCCGAACCAACCGCCGGAGATCGCAGCAACGCTGCGGTGGATCGAGCGGCACACACAGCCGATATCAGCACTGGCCAAGCCCGAAGTCCTACGGCCGGTGCTCGACGGGCTTACGGTCCGCTTGGACGGTCAGCCCTACGCGCCCAGCGTGGTCAACCGCCGCCGCAAGATCCTGTCCACCGCGATGGAGTACGCCGTGGAGCGGAAGCTCCTGCCCAAGAACCCAGTGCCCGCGTTGAAGTGGACGGCACCCAAGAGCGTGCATGCGGTGGACCGGCGCTCGGTGGCCAACCCGGTGCAGGCTCGAACGCTGCTGGCGGCTGTGGGCACTCAGCAGCGCAGCGGGCCGCGCCTGGTGGCGTTCTTCGGGTGCCTCTACTTCGCCGCCATGAGGCCCGAGGAAGCCGTAGCGCTGGCCAAGCACAACCTGTCCCTACCGGCCGAAGGATGGGGGGAACTGACCATCGACACGGCCGAGCCTCACGCGGGGAAGGAGTGGACCGACAGCGGCGCGAACCGCGACCGGCGCCAGCTCAAGCAGCGGGCGCGCGGCGAGACGCGCACGGTGCCATGCCCGCCGGAGTTGACTGCCCTGCTGCACTCGCACATCCGCCAGTTCGGCACGGCGGCGGACGGTCGGCTGTTCACCGGGGAGCGCAACGGTCAGGAGCTACCGAAGCTCACCATCGTCCGGGCCTGGCAGCGCGCACGGGCCGAGGTGTTCACCCCGGAGGTGGCCGCGACCCCGCTAGCGGGCACGCCCTACGACCTGCGGCACGCGGCGGTGTCTACGTGGCTCAACGGGGGAGTGCCCGCGGTGACCGTCGCTGAGTGGGCGGGGCACTCGGTGGAGGTGCTGCTCAAGATCTACGCCAAGTGCCTGGACGGGGAGGCGGTGACGGTTCGGCAGCGCGTAGAGGCTGCTCTGGGACACCGACAGGGGTAG
- a CDS encoding SDR family oxidoreductase produces the protein MVRVDDLRIRVVESGVAGAVPVVLLHGFPDTSDVWEGVAARLGERFRVVRFDVRGAGGSDAPRGSQGYRLERLVEDLVAVVEAVGGPVHLAGHDWGSLQGWAAVVARPELFLSFTSISGPDLGQVADWVRRNRLRPVKVLKVLARSWYIAGFKVPVAPELVWALRPVRKWLRAGRRELVNGLGLYRANVGRGLPAARVSVPVHQIELAEDPYVVREHLEAAEPWVDELTRSTIQAGHWAPRTHPEHVARHIADAVDGKRRKRLVVVTGAGSGIGRATALAFGRQGAEVVALDVDEVKAQETAERVGGHAYRVDVADSAAVRTVADEVVARHGVPDVVMANAGISVVGSFLRTSEEDWRRVVDVNLWGVVHTLRAFAPRMVDRGEGGHLVVTSSVVGYLPNAALPAYSTTKAAVLMLAQCLDAELRRHGIRVTALCPGAVRTNLTKTFTFAGASPAEQEERRRRADDAARRRGFGPEKVAAEVLKVVDGHRAVVPVTMEAKAAYLGHRIAPGLVRALGRLWRP, from the coding sequence GTGGTTCGGGTCGATGACCTGCGGATTCGGGTGGTCGAGAGCGGGGTGGCCGGGGCGGTTCCGGTGGTGTTGCTGCACGGGTTCCCGGACACGTCCGACGTCTGGGAGGGGGTGGCGGCGAGGTTGGGGGAGCGGTTCCGGGTGGTGCGGTTCGACGTGCGGGGAGCTGGTGGGTCGGACGCGCCTCGGGGGAGCCAGGGGTATCGGCTTGAGCGGTTGGTCGAGGACCTCGTGGCGGTGGTGGAGGCGGTCGGTGGGCCGGTGCACCTCGCCGGGCACGACTGGGGGTCGTTGCAGGGGTGGGCGGCGGTGGTGGCACGACCCGAGTTGTTCCTGTCGTTCACCAGCATCTCCGGACCGGACCTGGGGCAGGTGGCGGACTGGGTCAGGCGCAACCGTTTGCGGCCGGTGAAGGTGCTCAAGGTCCTGGCTCGGTCGTGGTACATCGCGGGGTTCAAGGTGCCGGTGGCGCCGGAGTTGGTGTGGGCGCTGCGTCCGGTGCGGAAGTGGTTGCGGGCGGGGCGGCGGGAGTTGGTCAACGGGTTGGGGTTGTACCGGGCGAACGTCGGGCGCGGGTTGCCCGCGGCACGGGTGTCCGTGCCGGTTCACCAGATCGAGTTGGCGGAGGACCCGTACGTGGTGCGGGAGCACTTGGAGGCGGCGGAGCCCTGGGTCGACGAGTTGACGCGGAGCACGATCCAGGCCGGGCACTGGGCGCCGCGGACGCACCCGGAGCACGTGGCCCGGCACATCGCGGACGCGGTCGACGGCAAGCGGCGGAAGCGGTTGGTGGTCGTCACGGGGGCGGGCAGCGGGATCGGCCGGGCGACGGCGCTGGCCTTCGGGCGACAGGGCGCCGAGGTGGTCGCGCTGGACGTGGACGAGGTGAAGGCGCAAGAGACGGCCGAACGGGTCGGTGGGCACGCGTACCGGGTCGACGTGGCGGACTCGGCGGCGGTGCGAACGGTGGCGGACGAGGTCGTGGCGCGGCACGGGGTGCCGGACGTGGTGATGGCGAACGCGGGCATCAGCGTGGTCGGCTCCTTCCTCCGCACGTCGGAGGAGGACTGGCGGCGGGTCGTGGACGTCAACCTCTGGGGTGTGGTGCACACGCTGAGGGCTTTCGCGCCGCGCATGGTGGACCGGGGTGAAGGCGGGCACCTGGTCGTCACGTCGTCGGTGGTCGGCTACCTGCCGAACGCCGCGCTGCCCGCCTACTCGACCACGAAGGCCGCGGTGCTCATGCTGGCCCAGTGCCTGGACGCCGAACTGCGGCGGCACGGGATCAGGGTGACCGCGCTGTGCCCCGGGGCCGTGCGCACCAACCTCACCAAGACCTTCACGTTCGCCGGCGCCTCACCGGCCGAGCAGGAGGAACGACGCCGCCGGGCGGACGACGCGGCACGCCGGCGCGGCTTCGGACCGGAGAAGGTCGCGGCCGAAGTCCTGAAGGTGGTGGACGGGCACCGAGCGGTGGTACCCGTCACGATGGAGGCGAAGGCGGCGTACCTGGGTCACCGGATCGCGCCGGGCCTGGTCCGCGCCTTGGGACGGTTGTGGCGCCCCTGA
- a CDS encoding cation diffusion facilitator family transporter: MGHGHGHGVSSGSAKHLGRLWVAFGIGVAFMALEFVVGLATGSLALISDAAHMLTDVLGVGMALAAIMLARRARTGGGRTFGLYRAEVLAALANAVLLFGVAGYVVHEAVGRFGNPPEVPGLPVVLAATAGLVANVVSFFMLREGAKDSINVRGAYLEVLADLVGSVGVLVSGVVTLVFGWRYADPVMGVAIGLFVLPRTYKLAASALRILFQHAPERLDVAEMKADLSRLPGVAEAHDLHVWTLTSGMEVASAHLTTRDLVDPADVLRAAQALLAERYHIEHATLQVEPGDSAQRCREISW; this comes from the coding sequence ATGGGTCACGGACACGGCCACGGTGTGTCGTCGGGGAGCGCCAAGCACCTCGGTCGCCTGTGGGTCGCCTTCGGCATCGGCGTGGCGTTCATGGCGTTGGAGTTCGTCGTCGGCCTGGCCACCGGCTCGCTGGCCCTGATCTCCGACGCCGCCCACATGCTCACCGACGTCCTGGGCGTCGGAATGGCGCTGGCGGCCATCATGCTGGCCCGCCGCGCGCGAACGGGCGGTGGCCGCACGTTCGGCCTCTACCGGGCCGAGGTGCTGGCGGCGCTGGCGAACGCCGTGCTGCTGTTCGGCGTGGCCGGCTACGTCGTCCACGAAGCCGTCGGCCGGTTCGGCAACCCGCCCGAGGTGCCCGGCCTGCCCGTCGTGCTGGCCGCGACCGCCGGCCTCGTGGCCAACGTCGTCTCGTTCTTCATGCTCAGGGAAGGCGCGAAGGACAGCATCAACGTCCGCGGCGCGTACCTGGAGGTGCTGGCCGACCTCGTGGGGTCGGTCGGCGTGCTCGTCAGCGGTGTCGTCACGCTGGTCTTCGGGTGGCGCTACGCCGACCCGGTCATGGGTGTCGCGATCGGCCTGTTCGTCCTCCCGCGCACGTACAAGCTGGCCGCGAGCGCGCTGCGCATCCTCTTCCAGCACGCCCCGGAACGGCTGGACGTCGCCGAGATGAAAGCCGACCTGAGCCGCCTGCCCGGCGTGGCCGAGGCGCACGACCTGCACGTCTGGACGCTCACCTCGGGCATGGAGGTCGCCTCCGCGCACCTCACCACCCGCGACCTGGTGGACCCGGCCGACGTGCTGCGCGCGGCGCAGGCGCTGCTGGCCGAGCGCTACCACATCGAGCACGCCACGCTCCAGGTCGAACCAGGAGACTCCGCGCAGAGGTGCCGCGAAATCTCCTGGTGA